One window of the Thermoplasmata archaeon genome contains the following:
- a CDS encoding uracil-DNA glycosylase yields MEDSLARIRAEVIACRRCPRLVDYRERIARERKREFREEEYWARPVPGFGDPQARLVAVGLAPAAHGSNRTGRVFTGDRSAGFLVRAFHAAGFANQSTSLRRGDGLRYTDLYVTAAVRCAPPGNHPRPDETARCRPFLERELRSLTNARAILALGGFAWDAVREAAPRVYGGDRSSTAFAHGACAVLGAGGPLLWGSYHPSPQNTNTGKLTMPMLVGLLERIRASLDARPRHRAPAGASV; encoded by the coding sequence GTGGAGGACTCGCTCGCCCGCATCCGCGCCGAGGTGATCGCCTGCCGCCGCTGCCCGCGTCTGGTCGACTACCGCGAGCGTATCGCCCGCGAGCGCAAGCGCGAGTTCCGCGAGGAGGAGTACTGGGCCCGGCCGGTCCCCGGGTTCGGGGATCCGCAGGCGCGCCTGGTCGCGGTCGGGCTCGCGCCGGCCGCGCACGGTTCCAATCGAACCGGCCGCGTGTTCACCGGCGACCGCTCCGCGGGGTTCCTCGTCCGCGCCTTCCACGCCGCCGGATTCGCGAACCAGTCCACGTCCCTCCGACGGGGCGACGGGTTGCGGTACACGGACCTGTACGTCACCGCGGCGGTCCGCTGCGCGCCGCCCGGCAACCATCCCCGGCCGGACGAGACGGCTCGGTGCCGCCCGTTCCTGGAACGGGAGCTGCGCTCCCTGACCAACGCGCGGGCCATCCTCGCCCTGGGCGGCTTCGCCTGGGACGCGGTCCGCGAGGCGGCGCCTCGGGTGTACGGCGGCGATCGCTCCTCGACCGCGTTCGCGCACGGTGCCTGCGCGGTCCTGGGAGCCGGCGGACCGTTGCTGTGGGGCTCGTACCACCCCAGCCCTCAGAACACGAACACCGGCAAGCTGACGATGCCGATGCTCGTGGGATTGCTCGAGCGGATCCGGGCCTCGCTCGACGCGCGGCCGCGCCACCGCGCCCCCGCCGGCGCTTCCGTTTGA
- a CDS encoding winged helix-turn-helix domain-containing protein, producing the protein MLNGGREEAGEPPRRREPTDLYATVLEVVKRYHGAARITRVSYGAGMPVDRLRALVERLTSLGLLTSEEVEGRPTYDITSRGQEFLNTYWKMRAYIEVLESDDTGRPRRRRG; encoded by the coding sequence ATGCTCAACGGGGGGAGGGAGGAGGCGGGGGAGCCTCCCCGACGTCGCGAGCCCACCGACCTGTATGCGACCGTCCTCGAGGTCGTCAAGCGCTACCATGGCGCCGCGCGGATCACGCGCGTCTCCTACGGCGCGGGCATGCCGGTCGATCGGCTCCGGGCGCTCGTCGAGCGGCTGACCTCGCTCGGGCTGCTCACGAGCGAGGAGGTCGAGGGTCGACCGACCTACGACATCACCTCGCGGGGCCAGGAGTTCCTGAACACGTACTGGAAGATGCGGGCGTACATCGAGGTTCTCGAGTCCGACGACACGGGGCGTCCGCGGCGCCGACGCGGCTAG
- a CDS encoding rhodanese-like domain-containing protein, with protein sequence MEELSAAEVAARRQRSPAELVLLDVREPYERDLAAIEPSLHIPMREVPERLDEIPRDRAIVVYCHGGARSAMIAGFLESRGYANVANLAGGIDAWSRTVDPKVPRYD encoded by the coding sequence GTGGAGGAGCTGTCGGCCGCCGAGGTCGCGGCCCGGCGCCAGCGGTCGCCGGCCGAGCTGGTCCTGCTGGATGTGCGCGAGCCCTACGAGCGCGATCTCGCCGCGATCGAACCCTCCCTGCACATCCCGATGCGCGAGGTGCCCGAGCGCCTCGACGAGATCCCGCGGGACCGCGCGATCGTGGTCTACTGCCACGGGGGCGCCCGCTCCGCGATGATCGCGGGGTTTCTCGAATCGCGGGGCTACGCGAACGTCGCGAACCTCGCCGGCGGGATCGACGCCTGGTCCCGAACGGTGGACCCGAAGGTCCCCCGCTACGACTGA
- a CDS encoding copper-transporting ATPase — MKVTDPVCGMVIESSSAAARASYGTETVYFCSVACQKTYERRRAPGSA, encoded by the coding sequence ATGAAGGTCACGGACCCGGTCTGCGGCATGGTCATCGAGAGCTCGAGCGCCGCCGCCCGTGCGAGCTACGGCACCGAGACGGTCTACTTCTGCTCGGTCGCCTGCCAGAAGACCTACGAACGGCGGCGTGCGCCCGGCTCGGCCTAG